A single Equus asinus isolate D_3611 breed Donkey chromosome 21, EquAss-T2T_v2, whole genome shotgun sequence DNA region contains:
- the DHX30 gene encoding ATP-dependent RNA helicase DHX30 isoform X4 — translation MAASRDLLKEFPQPKNLLNSVIGRALGISHAKDKLVYVHTNGPKKKKVTLHIKWPKSVEVEGYGSKKIDAERQAAAAACQLFKGWGLLGPRNELFDAAKYRVLADRFGSPADSWWRPEPTMPPTSWRQLNPESIRPGGPGGLSRSLGREEEEDEEEELEEGTIDVTDFLSMTQQDSHTPLRDSRGGSFEMTDDDSAIRALTQFPLPKNLLAKVIQIATSSSTAKNLMQFHTVGTKTKLSTLTLLWPCPMTFVAKGRRKAEAENKAAALACKKLKSLGLVDRNNEPLTHAMYNLASLRELGETQRRPCTIQVPEPILRKIETFLNHYPVDSSWISPELRLQSDDILPLGKDSGPLSDPITGKPYMPLSEAEEVRLSQSLLELWRRRGPVWQEAPQLPVDPHRDTILNAIEQHPVVVISGDTGCGKTTRIPQLLLERYVTEGRGARCNVIITQPRRISAVSVAQRVSHELGPSLRRNVGFQVRLESKPPARGGALLFCTVGILLRKLQSNPSLEGVSHVIVDEVHERDVNTDFLLILLKGLQRLNPALRLVLMSATGDNERFSRYFGGCPVIKVPGFMYPVKEHYLEDILAKLGKHQYPHRHRHHESEDECALDLDLVTDLVLHIDARGEPGGILCFLPGWQEIKGVQQRLQEALGMHESKYLILPVHSNIPMMDQKAIFQQPPVGVRKIVLATNIAETSITVNDIVHVVDSGLHKEERYDLKTKVSCLETVWVSRANVIQRRGRAGRCQSGFAYHLFPRSRLEKMVPFQVPEILRTPLENLVLQAKIHMPEKTAVEFLSKAVDSPNIKAVDEAVILLQEIGVLDQREYLTTLGQRLAHISTDPRLAKAIVLAAIFRCLHPLLVVVSCLTRDPFSSSLQNRAEVDKVKALLSHDSGSDHLAFVRAVAGWEEVLRWQDRSSRENYLEENLLYAPSLRFIHGLIKQFSENIYEAFLVGKPSDCTLASAQCNEYSEEEELVKGVLMAGLYPNLIQVRQGKVTRQGKFKPNSVTYRTKSGNILLHKSTINREATRLRSRWLTYFMAVKSNGSVFVRDSSQVHPLAVLLLTDGDVHIRDDGRRATISLSDSDLLRLEGDSRTVRLLRELRRALGRMVERSLRSELAALPPVVQQEHGQLLALLAELLRGPCGSFDVRKTADD, via the exons GGTTGGGGTCTCCTGGGCCCCCGGAACGAGCTATTTGATGCAGCCAAATATCGTGTGCTAGCCGATCGCTTTGGCTCTCCGGCTGATAGCTGGTGGCGTCCAGAACCCACCATGCCACCCACTTCCTGGAGGCAGCTGAATCCTGAGAGCATCCGGCCAGGGGGACCTGGGGGCCTCTCCCGCTCCTTGGGccgggaggaagaggaggatgaagaaGAAGAGCTAGAAGAGGGGACCATTGATGTCACTGACTTCCTGTCCATGACCCAGCAGGACTCCCACACCCCACTCAGGGACTCGAG GGGGGGTTCCTTTGAAATGACAGACGACGACAGTGCTATTAGGGCTCTGACCCAGTTTCCGCTTCCTAAGAACCTTCTGGCCAAGGTGATTCAGATAGCGACATCGTCCTCCACAGCTAAG AACCTCATGCAGTTCCATACTGTGGGTACCAAGACCAAGCTGTCTACTCTCACCCTGCTCTGGCCTTGTCCCATGACCTTTGTTGCCAAAGGGCGCCGCAAAGCAGAGGCTGAGAATAAGGCAGCAGCCTTGGCCTGCAAGAAACTAAAG AGCCTGGGCCTGGTGGACCGGAACAACGAGCCGCTTACCCACGCCATGTATAACCTGGCCTCCTTGCGCGAACTGGGTGAGACCCAGCGCCGGCCATGTACCATCCAGGTGCCCGAGCCCATCCTCCGCAAGATAGAGACCTTCCTGAACCAT TACCCTGTGGACAGTTCGTGGATCTCCCCAGAGCTGCGGCTGCAGAGTGATGACATCTTGCCCTTGGGCAAGGACTCAGGGCCCTTGAGTGACCCTATCACAGGCAAGCCCTACATGCCCCTATCAGAAGCAGAGGAGGTGCGTCTGAGCCAGAGCCTGCTGGAGCTGTGGCGGCGGCGAGGGCCAGTCTGGCAGGAGGCCCCCCAGCTCCCTGTCGACCCACATCGGGACACCATCCTCAATGCCATTGAGCAGCACCCGGTGGTGGTCATCTCTGGGGACACAGGCTGTGGGAAGACCACACGGATCCCCCAGCTACTGCTGGAGCGCTATGTGACAGAGGGCCGCGGTGCCCGCTGCAATGTGATCATCACCCAGCCACGCCGCATCTCGGCTGTGTCCGTGGCACAGCGGGTCAGCCATGAACTGGGACCCTCCCTGCGCCGGAACGTGGGCTTCCAGGTGCGGTTGGAAAGCAAGCCCCCAGCCCGAGGCGGGGCTCTGCTTTTCTGCACTGTGGGGATCTTGCTGCGGAAGCTGCAAAGCAACCCTAGCCTGGAGGGCGTGAGCCACGTCATTGTGGACGAGGTACACGAGCGGGACGTGAACACAGACTTCCTGCTGATTCTGCTCAAGGGCCTGCAGCGGCTCAACCCAGCCCTGCGGCTGGTGCTCATGAGTGCCACAGGCGATAATGAGCGTTTCTCCCGCTACTTTGGTGGGTGCCCTGTCATCAAGGTGCCAGGCTTCATGTATCCTGTCAAGGAGCACTACCTGGAGGACATCCTGGCCAAGCTAGGCAAGCACCAGTATCCGCACCGGCACCGGCACCATGAG tcTGAGGATGAATGCGCACTTGACTTGGACCTCGTGACTGATCTGGTTCTGCACATTGATGCCCGTGGGGAACCAG GTGGGATCCTCTGCTTCCTGCCTGGCTGGCAGGAGATCAAAGGAGTGCAGCAACGCCTCCAGGAGGCCCTGGGCATGCACGAGAGCAAGTACCTAATCCTGCCAG TACACTCCAACATCCCCATGATGGACCAGAAGGCCATATTCCAGCAGCCTCCAGTTGGGGTGCGCAAGATTGTCTTGGCCACCAATATTGCTGAGACCTCCATCACAGTCAACGACATTGTGCACGTGGTGGACAGCGGTCTGCACAAGGAGGAACGCTATGACCTGAAGACCAAG gtgtCCTGCCTGGAGACTGTGTGGGTGTCACGAGCCAATGTGATCCAGCGCCGGGGCCGGGCGGGCCGCTGCCAGTCAGGCTTTGCCTACCACCTATTCCCACGGAGCCGGCTAGAGAAAATGGTCCCTTTCCAAGTGCCGGAGATCCTGCGCACGCCCCTCGAGAACCTGGTGCTGCAAGCCAAAATCCACATGCCTGAGAAGACG GCAGTGGAGTTCCTCTCCAAGGCTGTGGACAGTCCAAACATTAAGGCGGTAGATGAGGCTGTGATCTTGCTCCAAGAGATCG GGGTGCTGGACCAGCGGGAGTACCTGACCACCCTAGGGCAGCGCCTGGCCCACATCTCCACTGACCCCCGGCTGGCCAAGGCCATAGTGCTGGCCGCCATCTTCCGTTGCCTGCACCCACTGCTAGTGGTCGTTTCCTGCCTCACCCGGGACCCCTTCAGCAGCAGCCTGCAGAACCGGGCGGAGGTGGACAAG GTGAAGGCACTGTTGAGCCACGACAGCGGCAGTGACCACCTGGCCTTCGTGCGGGCTGTGGCCGGCTGGGAGGAGGTGCTGCGATGGCAGGACCGCAGTTCCCGTGAGAACTACCTAGAGGAAAACCTGCTCTACGCACCCAGCCTGCGCTTCATCCACG GACTCATCAAGCAGTTCTCAGAGAACATTTATGAGGCTTTCCTAGTGGGGAAGCCCTCGGACTgcaccctggcctctgcccagtgCAATGAGTACAGTGAAGAGGAGGAGCTGGTGAAGGGTGTGCTGATGGCGGGTCTCTACCCCAACCTCATCCAG GTGAGGCAGGGCAAGGTGACCCGGCAGGGCAAGTTCAAGCCCAACAGCGTCACATACAGGACCAAATCAGGCAACATCTTGCTGCACAAGTCGACCATTAACAG GGAGGCCACACGGCTACGGAGCCGATGGCTGACATATTTCATGGCTGTCAAGTCCAACGGCAGCGTCTTCGTCCGGGACTCCTCCCAGGTGCACCCACTAGCTGTGCTGCTACTGACCGACGGGGATGTCCACATCCGTG ATGATGGGCGTCGGGCCACCATCTCACTGAGTGACAGTGACCTGTTAAGGCTGGAGGGTGACTCACGCACCGTGCGGCTGCTGAGGGAGCTGCGCCGGGCCCTGGGCCGCATGGTGGAGCGGAGCCTACGCAGCGAGCTGGCTGCACTACCCCCTGTTGTACAGCAGGAGCACGGGCAGCTGCTTGCACTGCTGGCCGAGCTGCTGCGTGGGCCCTGTGGCAGCTTTGACGTGCGCAAGACAGCTGATGACTGA
- the DHX30 gene encoding ATP-dependent RNA helicase DHX30 isoform X5, with product MPPTSWRQLNPESIRPGGPGGLSRSLGREEEEDEEEELEEGTIDVTDFLSMTQQDSHTPLRDSRGGSFEMTDDDSAIRALTQFPLPKNLLAKVIQIATSSSTAKNLMQFHTVGTKTKLSTLTLLWPCPMTFVAKGRRKAEAENKAAALACKKLKSLGLVDRNNEPLTHAMYNLASLRELGETQRRPCTIQVPEPILRKIETFLNHYPVDSSWISPELRLQSDDILPLGKDSGPLSDPITGKPYMPLSEAEEVRLSQSLLELWRRRGPVWQEAPQLPVDPHRDTILNAIEQHPVVVISGDTGCGKTTRIPQLLLERYVTEGRGARCNVIITQPRRISAVSVAQRVSHELGPSLRRNVGFQVRLESKPPARGGALLFCTVGILLRKLQSNPSLEGVSHVIVDEVHERDVNTDFLLILLKGLQRLNPALRLVLMSATGDNERFSRYFGGCPVIKVPGFMYPVKEHYLEDILAKLGKHQYPHRHRHHESEDECALDLDLVTDLVLHIDARGEPGGILCFLPGWQEIKGVQQRLQEALGMHESKYLILPVHSNIPMMDQKAIFQQPPVGVRKIVLATNIAETSITVNDIVHVVDSGLHKEERYDLKTKVSCLETVWVSRANVIQRRGRAGRCQSGFAYHLFPRSRLEKMVPFQVPEILRTPLENLVLQAKIHMPEKTAVEFLSKAVDSPNIKAVDEAVILLQEIGVLDQREYLTTLGQRLAHISTDPRLAKAIVLAAIFRCLHPLLVVVSCLTRDPFSSSLQNRAEVDKVKALLSHDSGSDHLAFVRAVAGWEEVLRWQDRSSRENYLEENLLYAPSLRFIHGLIKQFSENIYEAFLVGKPSDCTLASAQCNEYSEEEELVKGVLMAGLYPNLIQVRQGKVTRQGKFKPNSVTYRTKSGNILLHKSTINREATRLRSRWLTYFMAVKSNGSVFVRDSSQVHPLAVLLLTDGDVHIRDDGRRATISLSDSDLLRLEGDSRTVRLLRELRRALGRMVERSLRSELAALPPVVQQEHGQLLALLAELLRGPCGSFDVRKTADD from the exons ATGCCACCCACTTCCTGGAGGCAGCTGAATCCTGAGAGCATCCGGCCAGGGGGACCTGGGGGCCTCTCCCGCTCCTTGGGccgggaggaagaggaggatgaagaaGAAGAGCTAGAAGAGGGGACCATTGATGTCACTGACTTCCTGTCCATGACCCAGCAGGACTCCCACACCCCACTCAGGGACTCGAG GGGGGGTTCCTTTGAAATGACAGACGACGACAGTGCTATTAGGGCTCTGACCCAGTTTCCGCTTCCTAAGAACCTTCTGGCCAAGGTGATTCAGATAGCGACATCGTCCTCCACAGCTAAG AACCTCATGCAGTTCCATACTGTGGGTACCAAGACCAAGCTGTCTACTCTCACCCTGCTCTGGCCTTGTCCCATGACCTTTGTTGCCAAAGGGCGCCGCAAAGCAGAGGCTGAGAATAAGGCAGCAGCCTTGGCCTGCAAGAAACTAAAG AGCCTGGGCCTGGTGGACCGGAACAACGAGCCGCTTACCCACGCCATGTATAACCTGGCCTCCTTGCGCGAACTGGGTGAGACCCAGCGCCGGCCATGTACCATCCAGGTGCCCGAGCCCATCCTCCGCAAGATAGAGACCTTCCTGAACCAT TACCCTGTGGACAGTTCGTGGATCTCCCCAGAGCTGCGGCTGCAGAGTGATGACATCTTGCCCTTGGGCAAGGACTCAGGGCCCTTGAGTGACCCTATCACAGGCAAGCCCTACATGCCCCTATCAGAAGCAGAGGAGGTGCGTCTGAGCCAGAGCCTGCTGGAGCTGTGGCGGCGGCGAGGGCCAGTCTGGCAGGAGGCCCCCCAGCTCCCTGTCGACCCACATCGGGACACCATCCTCAATGCCATTGAGCAGCACCCGGTGGTGGTCATCTCTGGGGACACAGGCTGTGGGAAGACCACACGGATCCCCCAGCTACTGCTGGAGCGCTATGTGACAGAGGGCCGCGGTGCCCGCTGCAATGTGATCATCACCCAGCCACGCCGCATCTCGGCTGTGTCCGTGGCACAGCGGGTCAGCCATGAACTGGGACCCTCCCTGCGCCGGAACGTGGGCTTCCAGGTGCGGTTGGAAAGCAAGCCCCCAGCCCGAGGCGGGGCTCTGCTTTTCTGCACTGTGGGGATCTTGCTGCGGAAGCTGCAAAGCAACCCTAGCCTGGAGGGCGTGAGCCACGTCATTGTGGACGAGGTACACGAGCGGGACGTGAACACAGACTTCCTGCTGATTCTGCTCAAGGGCCTGCAGCGGCTCAACCCAGCCCTGCGGCTGGTGCTCATGAGTGCCACAGGCGATAATGAGCGTTTCTCCCGCTACTTTGGTGGGTGCCCTGTCATCAAGGTGCCAGGCTTCATGTATCCTGTCAAGGAGCACTACCTGGAGGACATCCTGGCCAAGCTAGGCAAGCACCAGTATCCGCACCGGCACCGGCACCATGAG tcTGAGGATGAATGCGCACTTGACTTGGACCTCGTGACTGATCTGGTTCTGCACATTGATGCCCGTGGGGAACCAG GTGGGATCCTCTGCTTCCTGCCTGGCTGGCAGGAGATCAAAGGAGTGCAGCAACGCCTCCAGGAGGCCCTGGGCATGCACGAGAGCAAGTACCTAATCCTGCCAG TACACTCCAACATCCCCATGATGGACCAGAAGGCCATATTCCAGCAGCCTCCAGTTGGGGTGCGCAAGATTGTCTTGGCCACCAATATTGCTGAGACCTCCATCACAGTCAACGACATTGTGCACGTGGTGGACAGCGGTCTGCACAAGGAGGAACGCTATGACCTGAAGACCAAG gtgtCCTGCCTGGAGACTGTGTGGGTGTCACGAGCCAATGTGATCCAGCGCCGGGGCCGGGCGGGCCGCTGCCAGTCAGGCTTTGCCTACCACCTATTCCCACGGAGCCGGCTAGAGAAAATGGTCCCTTTCCAAGTGCCGGAGATCCTGCGCACGCCCCTCGAGAACCTGGTGCTGCAAGCCAAAATCCACATGCCTGAGAAGACG GCAGTGGAGTTCCTCTCCAAGGCTGTGGACAGTCCAAACATTAAGGCGGTAGATGAGGCTGTGATCTTGCTCCAAGAGATCG GGGTGCTGGACCAGCGGGAGTACCTGACCACCCTAGGGCAGCGCCTGGCCCACATCTCCACTGACCCCCGGCTGGCCAAGGCCATAGTGCTGGCCGCCATCTTCCGTTGCCTGCACCCACTGCTAGTGGTCGTTTCCTGCCTCACCCGGGACCCCTTCAGCAGCAGCCTGCAGAACCGGGCGGAGGTGGACAAG GTGAAGGCACTGTTGAGCCACGACAGCGGCAGTGACCACCTGGCCTTCGTGCGGGCTGTGGCCGGCTGGGAGGAGGTGCTGCGATGGCAGGACCGCAGTTCCCGTGAGAACTACCTAGAGGAAAACCTGCTCTACGCACCCAGCCTGCGCTTCATCCACG GACTCATCAAGCAGTTCTCAGAGAACATTTATGAGGCTTTCCTAGTGGGGAAGCCCTCGGACTgcaccctggcctctgcccagtgCAATGAGTACAGTGAAGAGGAGGAGCTGGTGAAGGGTGTGCTGATGGCGGGTCTCTACCCCAACCTCATCCAG GTGAGGCAGGGCAAGGTGACCCGGCAGGGCAAGTTCAAGCCCAACAGCGTCACATACAGGACCAAATCAGGCAACATCTTGCTGCACAAGTCGACCATTAACAG GGAGGCCACACGGCTACGGAGCCGATGGCTGACATATTTCATGGCTGTCAAGTCCAACGGCAGCGTCTTCGTCCGGGACTCCTCCCAGGTGCACCCACTAGCTGTGCTGCTACTGACCGACGGGGATGTCCACATCCGTG ATGATGGGCGTCGGGCCACCATCTCACTGAGTGACAGTGACCTGTTAAGGCTGGAGGGTGACTCACGCACCGTGCGGCTGCTGAGGGAGCTGCGCCGGGCCCTGGGCCGCATGGTGGAGCGGAGCCTACGCAGCGAGCTGGCTGCACTACCCCCTGTTGTACAGCAGGAGCACGGGCAGCTGCTTGCACTGCTGGCCGAGCTGCTGCGTGGGCCCTGTGGCAGCTTTGACGTGCGCAAGACAGCTGATGACTGA